Proteins from a single region of Arctopsyche grandis isolate Sample6627 chromosome 1, ASM5162203v2, whole genome shotgun sequence:
- the LOC143914693 gene encoding DNA repair endonuclease XPF-like, whose translation MDSQTNAGDDQIKNDSVDFTNKPFPMLDFERQMFTDIIDCDGLLITAKGLNESIVVQNILRAHNDPSNLVIVVNSSDAEEKYYMDLLKLKSLPNLITEREKTYLEGGVHFVSTRILVVDLLKSRVPVEHITGVIVLRAHTILESCQEAFALRLYRQSNKTGFIKAFSHTPQCFTFGFAHVEKVMKSLFLKDLFLWPRFHSLISQCLNPHPPTVMELHVPLSYKATLMQTCLLDIMNYTTKELKKINPTLDLQEITVENCITKNFHKILQSQLDCIWHQLSTRTKELVQDLRIMRNLLTNLIHHNAVSFYGLLSKYRTPEYAKVNSGWILLDSAEQLFKHAKNRVFNSKQEFEPEFSSKWKCITEILTVEIPADQKRLKNSERNIKILILCQDTKTCLQLKDYLTMGPQKCLYYSAIRDEVQIPLLSDLYKSFKSDADIQKSSETLKESEQTLVNDDNADEESEHKDNYILTMSQAIMDNITATSDKSTNADETCFESFTQMENMDLTQVDFGTPSVHIQTFKNLSDGICIENTLHVLKPSYVVMYHSEITATRQLELYEARRKDRNERPLTVYFLMHAQTTEEQAYLTSLRREKESFELLIQAKSTMVIPTYQDGKSEMASHMEITEPILETNTRKAGGQESGAVVPVKQIVIVDMREFRSDLPALLHKKGIHIDPVTITIGDYILTPDICVERKSLSDLIGSLNSGRLYTQCTQMCRNYARPMLLIEFDQSRPFQLQGQYMLSNDATPGADIRQKLQLLTLHFPRLKLVWSPSPYATAELFLELKQGRPQPSSSAAAALGEDASVDSLSIERYDPGIYDFMLKLPGVNSKNVARIMNKGISLNDIIKLSKTEIVDIVGNKNDGETLWSVFHNSYKVSESSGHSKNLPKNRFGKPMKGKYYNRK comes from the exons ATGGATAGTCAAACAAATGCTGGTGacgatcaaataaaaaatgattccGTGGATTTTACAAACAAACCTTTCCCTATGCTTGATTTTGAACGTCAAATGTTCACCGACATCATTGATTGCGATGGATTGCTCATCACTGCCAA ggGACTGAATGAAAGTATCGTCGTGCAGAACATTCTACGAGCCCATAATGACCCTTCAAATTTAGTTATCGTTGTCAACAGCTCAGACGccgaagaaaaatattatatggatTTGCTAAAATTGAAAAGTTTACCCAATCTCATTACAGAAAG AGAAAAGACTTATTTGGAAGGTGGGGTACATTTCGTTTCAACACGAATATTGGTTGTGGATTTGTTGAAAAGTAGAGTACCTGTCGAGCATATTACAGGTGTTATTGTATTAAGAGCCCACACAATATTGGAAAGCTGTCAAGAAGCTTTCGCTCTACGACTATATAGGCAAAGCAATAAA ACCGGTTTCATCAAAGCATTCTCTCACACACCGCAGTGTTTCACATTTGGTTTTGCTCACGTTGAAAAAGTGATGAAATCACTATTTCTCAAAGATCTCTTTTTATGGCCCAG ATTTCATAGTTTAATTAGTCAATGTTTGAATCCTCATCCGCCAACAGTTATGGAATTGCATGTGCCGTTATCGTATAAAGCGACCCTCATGCAGACATGTCTTTTAGACATTATGAATTATACTACTAAGgagttgaaaaaaatcaatcctACTTTGGATTTACAG GAAATAACAGTAGAGAATTGCATTACCAAAAACTTTCATAAGATTCTTCAATCGCAACTGGACTGCATTTGGCACCAGCTCAGCACTAGAACAAAAGAATTGGTTCAAGATTTACGGATAATGCGGAACCTGTTAAC AAATTTAATACACCACAATGCGGTCAGTTTTTATGGGCTTCTCAGTAAATACAGAACACCGGAATACGCCAAAGTCAATTCCGGTTGGATTCTATTAGATTCTGCAGAACAACTGTTCAAACATGCTAAAAATCGAGTATTCAATTCTAAACAGG AATTTGAACCGGAATTCTCTTCGAAATGGAAATGCATCACCGAAATACTTACAGTGGAGATACCAGCCGATCAGAAGCGCTTGAAAAACTCGGAGCGGAATATTAAGATACTAATTTTATGCCAGGATACAAAAACTTGCCTCCAATTGAAAGATTATCTAACGATGGGTCCTCAGAAGTGTTTGTATTACTCTGCGATACGCGATGAAGTACAAATACCTCTGCTTTCCGACTTGTATAAATCTTTCAAGTCTGACGCTGATATTCAAAAATCATCCGAAACGTTAAAAGAATCTGAACAAACGCTAGTAAATGACGACAATGCAGACGAAGAGAGTGAACACAAAGATAATTACATTCTAACAATGTCTCAAGCGATTATGGATAATATAACCGCTACGAGTGATAAATCTACAAATGCAGATGAGACATGTTTCGAGTCTTTCACTCAG ATGGAAAATATGGACTTGACGCAAGTAGATTTCGGTACTCCGTCCGTTCATATACAAACTTTTAAAAACCTCAGTGATGGAATCTGTATAGAGAATACGCTGCATGTGTTAAAGCCGAGCTATGTCGTAATGTACCATTCTGAAATAACTGCCACGAGGCAATTGGAACTGTACGAGGCTCGAAGAAAGGATCGCAATGAACGTCCACTCACTGTTTATTTTCTGATGCATGCCCAGACTACCGAGGAGCAGGCCTACTTGACATCTCTGAGACGTGAAAAGGAGTCCTTTGAACTTTTGATACAAGCTAAAAGT ACTATGGTGATTCCGACGTATCAAGATGGAAAATCAGAAATGGCTTCACATATGGAAATCACTGAACCAATTCTAGAAACAAATACGAGAAAAGCAG GCGGACAGGAATCAGGAGCGGTGGTTCCCGTAAAGCAAATAGTCATCGTCGACATGCGGGAGTTTCGATCAGATCTTCCGGCTCTGTTGCACAAAAAGGGCATCCACATAGATCCTGTCACGATAACG ATTGGCGATTACATCCTGACTCCGGACATATGTGTGGAGCGTAAGTCCCTATCAGATCTTATAGGCTCGTTGAATTCGGGTCGACTTTACACACAGTGCACCCAAATGTGCCGAAACTATGCTAGACCCATGCTATTAATTGAATTCGATCAGAGCAGGCCTTTCCAATTACAA GGGCAATATATGCTATCCAATGATGCAACTCCGGGTGCAGACATACGTCAGAAATTACAATTGTTAACGTTGCACTTTCCTCGTCTCAAACTTGTATGGTCGCCGAGTCCATACGCCACTGCAGAACTATTTCTAGAGTTGAAG cAAGGAAGACCTCAACCGAGCAGTTCGGCTGCAGCAGCTCTGGGAGAGGACGCTTCGGTGGACAGTCTTTCCATTGAACGCTATGATCCTGGAATATACGACTTCATGTTGAAGTTACCTGGTGTCAATTCGAAGAATGTCGCTAGAATAATGAATAAAGGCATCAGTTTGAATGATATTATCAAACTTTCGAAG ACGGAGATTGTCGatattgttggtaataaaaatgatggTGAAACACTGTGGAGTGTCTTTCATAACAGTTATAAAGTTTCAGAGTCTTCAGGTCACAGTAAGAATCTGCCGAAAAATCGATTCGGTAAACCAATGAAagggaaatattataatagaaaataa
- the LOC143914860 gene encoding amidophosphoribosyltransferase-like isoform X2 encodes MDHVNVDSDDVCNNIKTSNDKIIKVASSTTTAEDDKGGGILTKDLDSTGLTHECGVFGAIGGGEWPTQVDIAQIVCLGLVALQHRGQESAGMVTSEGTCNQSFHIHKGMGLISNIFNDDAIRKLKGNLGIGHTRYSTSAASEEVNCQPFVVHTAHGVLALAHNGQLVNCDSLRKVVLARGVGLSTHSDSELITQALCVSPAEEDGLNGPNWPARIRNLMRLAPLSYSLVIMLKDRIYGVRDPYGNRPLCLGRILPMGQSSGSDGWVISSESCGFLSIGARYEREVLPGEIVELSNSGIRSIDRVHLPADTYQAFCIFEYVYFARSDSLFEGQMVYSVRLQCGRELAREAPVDADIVSSVPESGTAAAHGYARQSGIPFVEVLCKNRYVGRTFIQPSTRLRQLGVAKKFGALSANVAGERLVLIDDSIVRGNTIGPIIKLLRDAGAKEVHVRIASPPLQYPCYMGINIPTREELIANKMSPEKLAKHVGADSLKYLSVEGLVSAVRYHMKVPGGGAGGHCTACLTGDYPGGLPDNLEW; translated from the exons ATGGACCACGTTAACGTCGATAGTGATGATGTCTGTAACAATATCAAAACATCCAACGATAAAATAATCAAAGTTGCATCATCGACAACGACTGCAGAGGACGACAAAGGAGGTGGTATTTTAACAAAGGATTTGGATTCTACAG GCTTAACACACGAATGTGGAGTTTTTGGCGCTATCGGTGGAGGAGAATGGCCCACTCAGGTGGATATCGCTCAAATCGTCTGCTTGGGTCTCGTGGCTCTACAACACAG AGGTCAAGAGTCAGCCGGTATGGTAACATCGGAAGGGACGTGCAATCAGAGTTTTCACATTCACAAAGGAATGGGCCTTATAAGTAACATTTTCAATGATGACGCAATTAGAAAATTGAAGGGAAATCTTGGTATCGGTCACACAAG GTATTCTACATCGGCAGCATCAGAGGAGGTTAATTGTCAACCGTTTGTGGTTCATACAGCTCACGGTGTTCTCGCACTCGCTCACAATGGACAGCTAGTCAATTGTGATAGCTTACGGAAAGTG GTTTTGGCTCGGGGTGTCGGGCTTTCGACTCATTCAGACTCAGAGCTAATTACTCAGGCCTTATGTGTAAGTCCAGCAGAAGAAGACGGACTCAACGGACCGAACTGGCCTGCTAGAATTCGAAATTTAATGAGACTAGCTCCTTTGTCGTATTCCTTGGTGATCATGCTCAAAGACAGAATTTACGGAGTTAGGGACCCGTACGGGAACCGACCTTTGTGTCTGGGTAGAATATTACCAATGG gCCAATCAAGTGGTTCCGATGGCTGGGTAATATCGTCAGAATCGTGTGGTTTCCTTTCGATTGGAGCGAGATATGAACGTGAAGTATTACCTGGTGAAATTGTGGAATTATCGAACAGTGGCATTCGTTCCATCGATCGAGTGCATTTACCAGCAGATACTTATCAAGCGttttgtatatttgaatatgtgTATTTTGCAAGAAGTGACAGTTTGTTTGAAG GTCAAATGGTTTATTCTGTCCGTCTTCAATGCGGTAGGGAATTGGCGAGGGAAGCTCCAGTAGATGCCGATATAGTTAGTTCAGTTCCCGAGTCTGGCACGGCTGCTGCCCATGGATATGCCAGACAA TCTGGAATTCCTTTTGTTGAAGTATTATGCAAAAATCGATACGTCGGACGAACATTTATACAGCCGTCCACAAGACTACGTCAATTAGGTGTAGCGAAGAAATTTGGTGCACTTTCAGCCAATGTTGCTGGTGAAAGACTTGTATTGATCGATGACTCGATTGTTCGCGGCAATACCATAGGCCCAATTATCAAGCTGCTGCGTGATGCAGGGGCAAAGGAG GTGCATGTGAGAATTGCTAGTCCGCCTTTGCAATATCCATGCTATATGGGCATCAACATTCCAACACGTGAAGAACTGATAGCTAATAAGATGAGTCCCGAGAAATTAGCTAAACATGTCG GTGCTGATAGCTTAAAATATTTGAGTGTGGAAGGTTTGGTTAGTGCTGTAAGATATCATATGAAAGTTCCTGGTGGAGGAGCGGGTGGACATTGTACTGCTTGTTTAACAGGTGACTATCCCGGTGGACTTCCTGATAATCTGGAATGGTAG
- the LOC143914860 gene encoding amidophosphoribosyltransferase-like isoform X1, translating to MDHVNVDSDDVCNNIKTSNDKIIKVASSTTTAEDDKGGGILTKDLDSTGLTHECGVFGAIGGGEWPTQVDIAQIVCLGLVALQHRGQESAGMVTSEGTCNQSFHIHKGMGLISNIFNDDAIRKLKGNLGIGHTRYSTSAASEEVNCQPFVVHTAHGVLALAHNGQLVNCDSLRKVVLARGVGLSTHSDSELITQALCVSPAEEDGLNGPNWPARIRNLMRLAPLSYSLVIMLKDRIYGVRDPYGNRPLCLGRILPMGQSSGSDGWVISSESCGFLSIGARYEREVLPGEIVELSNSGIRSIDRVHLPADTYQAFCIFEYVYFARSDSLFEGQMVYSVRLQCGRELAREAPVDADIVSSVPESGTAAAHGYARQSGIPFVEVLCKNRYVGRTFIQPSTRLRQLGVAKKFGALSANVAGERLVLIDDSIVRGNTIGPIIKLLRDAGAKEVHVRIASPPLQYPCYMGINIPTREELIANKMSPEKLAKHVGADSLKYLSVEGLVSAVRYHMKVPGGGAGGHCTACLTGVGMSADDIKVTLHGRN from the exons ATGGACCACGTTAACGTCGATAGTGATGATGTCTGTAACAATATCAAAACATCCAACGATAAAATAATCAAAGTTGCATCATCGACAACGACTGCAGAGGACGACAAAGGAGGTGGTATTTTAACAAAGGATTTGGATTCTACAG GCTTAACACACGAATGTGGAGTTTTTGGCGCTATCGGTGGAGGAGAATGGCCCACTCAGGTGGATATCGCTCAAATCGTCTGCTTGGGTCTCGTGGCTCTACAACACAG AGGTCAAGAGTCAGCCGGTATGGTAACATCGGAAGGGACGTGCAATCAGAGTTTTCACATTCACAAAGGAATGGGCCTTATAAGTAACATTTTCAATGATGACGCAATTAGAAAATTGAAGGGAAATCTTGGTATCGGTCACACAAG GTATTCTACATCGGCAGCATCAGAGGAGGTTAATTGTCAACCGTTTGTGGTTCATACAGCTCACGGTGTTCTCGCACTCGCTCACAATGGACAGCTAGTCAATTGTGATAGCTTACGGAAAGTG GTTTTGGCTCGGGGTGTCGGGCTTTCGACTCATTCAGACTCAGAGCTAATTACTCAGGCCTTATGTGTAAGTCCAGCAGAAGAAGACGGACTCAACGGACCGAACTGGCCTGCTAGAATTCGAAATTTAATGAGACTAGCTCCTTTGTCGTATTCCTTGGTGATCATGCTCAAAGACAGAATTTACGGAGTTAGGGACCCGTACGGGAACCGACCTTTGTGTCTGGGTAGAATATTACCAATGG gCCAATCAAGTGGTTCCGATGGCTGGGTAATATCGTCAGAATCGTGTGGTTTCCTTTCGATTGGAGCGAGATATGAACGTGAAGTATTACCTGGTGAAATTGTGGAATTATCGAACAGTGGCATTCGTTCCATCGATCGAGTGCATTTACCAGCAGATACTTATCAAGCGttttgtatatttgaatatgtgTATTTTGCAAGAAGTGACAGTTTGTTTGAAG GTCAAATGGTTTATTCTGTCCGTCTTCAATGCGGTAGGGAATTGGCGAGGGAAGCTCCAGTAGATGCCGATATAGTTAGTTCAGTTCCCGAGTCTGGCACGGCTGCTGCCCATGGATATGCCAGACAA TCTGGAATTCCTTTTGTTGAAGTATTATGCAAAAATCGATACGTCGGACGAACATTTATACAGCCGTCCACAAGACTACGTCAATTAGGTGTAGCGAAGAAATTTGGTGCACTTTCAGCCAATGTTGCTGGTGAAAGACTTGTATTGATCGATGACTCGATTGTTCGCGGCAATACCATAGGCCCAATTATCAAGCTGCTGCGTGATGCAGGGGCAAAGGAG GTGCATGTGAGAATTGCTAGTCCGCCTTTGCAATATCCATGCTATATGGGCATCAACATTCCAACACGTGAAGAACTGATAGCTAATAAGATGAGTCCCGAGAAATTAGCTAAACATGTCG GTGCTGATAGCTTAAAATATTTGAGTGTGGAAGGTTTGGTTAGTGCTGTAAGATATCATATGAAAGTTCCTGGTGGAGGAGCGGGTGGACATTGTACTGCTTGTTTAACAG gCGTGGGAATGTCTGCAGACGACATTAAGGTAACGCTACATGGACGTAACTAG
- the Paics gene encoding PAICS bifunctional enzyme yields the protein MSRPTTVGDYVLGSLIIEGKTKQVFDLKDHPDLCMLISKDRITAGDGVKAHDLEGKAAISNQTNCKVFDILNSVGIKTAFVSTASANAFVSRKCAMVPIEWVTRRLATGSFLKRNVGVPEGYRFYPPKQETFFKDDANHDPQWSEEQIISAKFNFNGLTIGKNEVDIMRRTTILVFEVLEKAWSLRNCALIDMKIEFGVDTNGNILVADVIDSDSWRLWPSGDKRLMVDKQVYRNLTSVTQSDLDVVKRNFTWVRDQLDFLKPEVPHLVAVMMGSPSDKEHCQKIAKYCRQFGLNVELRVTSAHKGTEDTLSVLRELEQRQGSLVLIAVAGRSNGLGPVLGANASCPVINCPPPSTSMSQDIWSSLSLPSGVGCSTVIYPEAAALSAAQIIGQQDYMVWSRLRVAQLEHIRTLKKADVEAQINF from the exons ATGTCTCGACCAACTACAG tcGGTGATTATGTCCTCGGATCACTTATCATCGAGGGTAAAACGAAGCAGGTTTTCGACTTGAAAGATCATCCCGACTTATGCATGCTAATCAGCAAAGATAGAATCACAGCTGGAGATGGAGTCAAAGCTCACGACTTAGAAGGAAAAGCTGCCATTTCTAATCAGACTAACTGTAAAGTTTTTGACATTCTGAATTCTGTAG GAATAAAGACAGCATTCGTTTCCACGGCAAGTGCAAATGCTTTCGTATCACGAAAATGTGCAATGGTTCCGATAGAATGGGTAACTCGCCGGTTAGCTACTGGATCATTCTTAAAACGAAATGTTGGAGTACCAGAAGGCTATAGATTTTATCCACCGAAACAA GAAACATTTTTCAAGGATGATGCGAATCACGATCCTCAATGGTCAGAAGAGCAAATCATTTCCGCCAAGTTTAATTTCAATGGACTCACCATTG GTAAAAACGAAGTCGATATAATGCGCCGCACTACAATTCTTGTATTCGAAGTCTTGGAGAAGGCTTGGTCGCTTCGCAACTGTGCTTTGATTGACATGAAAATTGAGTTTGGAGTGGATACAAATG GAAATATACTAGTAGCTGATGTTATTGATTCCGATTCTTGGCGATTATGGCCGTCTGGCGACAAGAGGCTCATGGTGGATAAACag GTGTACAGAAATTTAACAAGCGTCACTCAAAGTGATCTAGACGTTGTCAAAAGAAACTTCACTTGGGTGAGAGATCAACTGGATTTCTTAAAACCAGAAGTGCCACATTTGGTCGCGGTGATGATGGGTTCACCGTCAGACAAGGAGCACTGTCAAAAGATTGCAAAAT ACTGTCGCCAGTTTGGTCTTAATGTGGAACTTCGCGTCACATCAGCTCATAAAGGTACCGAAGACACCTTGTCTGTATTACGAGAGCTAGAACAAAGGCAAGGATCATTAGTTCTCATAGCCGTAGCCGGACGTTCTAACGGTCTGGGGCCAGTTCTCGGTGCTAATGCTTCTTGTCCAGTCATCAACTGTCCTCCACCATCAACATCCATGTCCCAA gATATTTGGTCTAGCTTATCGTTGCCATCAGGAGTAGGATGCAGTACGGTGATATATCCTGAAGCAGCTGCTCTATCCGCTGCCCAAATCATTGGGCAACAAGATTATATGGTTTGGTCTCGTTTACGCGTAGCTCAATTGGAGCACATACGCACACTCAAGAAAGCTGATGTCGAAGCTCAGAtcaatttttag